A section of the Pelomicrobium methylotrophicum genome encodes:
- a CDS encoding UDP-glucose dehydrogenase family protein translates to MKLTVIGAGYVGLVTAACFAEMGNEVVCVDNNGARIDSLNRGEIPIHEPGLEPLVRNNLAEGRLRFTERLADAVDDTLVYFIAVGTPQGEDGSADLSHVLEVAKELGRVIRHRCIVADKSTVPVGTAEKVKATIQAELNRRGQKLDFEVVSNPEFLKEGDAVNDFMRPDRVIIGAESPWAIETLRELYAPFTRSHERILVMRPREAEMTKYAANAMLATRISFMNELAALCERLEVDVERVRIGIGADQRIGYAFIYPGCGYGGSCFPKDVRALIRTGEQVGVEPAILKAVDRRNEMQKRLLFEKVAARFGTDLSNRTFAVWGLAFKPGTDDMREAPSRVLIERLVRSGAKVQAYDPAAMPTAQTAFPGEWLSLGSVKLVPHQYDALANADALILVTEWKPFRHPDFSRMKALMKTPVIFDGRNQYDPDDLRAQGFEYHGIGRP, encoded by the coding sequence GGGTAATGAAGTCGTGTGCGTGGACAACAACGGCGCCAGGATCGACTCGTTGAATCGGGGGGAGATCCCCATCCACGAGCCCGGGCTCGAGCCTTTGGTCAGAAACAACCTCGCCGAAGGGCGGCTGCGCTTCACGGAGCGACTGGCTGACGCCGTCGATGACACCTTGGTGTACTTCATCGCCGTGGGCACGCCTCAGGGCGAAGACGGCTCGGCCGATTTGAGTCACGTGCTTGAGGTTGCCAAAGAGCTCGGCCGAGTGATCCGACACCGGTGCATCGTGGCGGACAAATCCACCGTCCCGGTCGGCACCGCCGAAAAGGTCAAGGCCACCATTCAGGCGGAGCTCAATCGCCGCGGACAAAAGTTGGACTTTGAAGTCGTGAGCAACCCCGAATTTCTCAAGGAAGGGGATGCGGTCAACGACTTCATGCGCCCCGACCGCGTCATCATCGGCGCCGAATCGCCCTGGGCCATCGAGACCCTGCGGGAGCTGTATGCGCCGTTCACCCGGAGCCACGAGCGCATTCTGGTGATGCGCCCCAGGGAAGCGGAGATGACCAAGTACGCCGCCAACGCCATGCTGGCGACTCGCATCTCCTTCATGAACGAGCTTGCAGCGCTTTGCGAGCGGCTTGAAGTCGACGTTGAACGGGTGCGCATCGGAATTGGCGCCGACCAACGCATCGGCTACGCCTTCATTTACCCCGGTTGCGGGTATGGCGGATCGTGCTTCCCCAAGGACGTTCGCGCGCTTATCCGGACTGGGGAGCAGGTGGGGGTCGAGCCAGCCATCCTCAAGGCTGTCGATCGTCGGAACGAGATGCAAAAAAGGCTGTTGTTCGAAAAAGTTGCGGCCCGTTTCGGAACCGATTTGTCCAACCGCACCTTCGCGGTGTGGGGGCTCGCCTTCAAGCCGGGCACCGACGATATGCGAGAGGCGCCCTCGCGAGTGCTGATCGAGCGCCTGGTTCGAAGCGGCGCGAAGGTTCAGGCCTACGATCCGGCGGCCATGCCAACAGCTCAAACCGCATTCCCCGGAGAGTGGCTCAGCCTGGGATCGGTCAAGCTCGTGCCGCATCAGTACGACGCGCTGGCGAATGCGGATGCATTGATCTTAGTCACCGAGTGGAAGCCTTTCCGGCACCCGGACTTTTCTCGGATGAAGGCGCTCATGAAGACACCAGTGATCTTCGATGGGCGCAACCAGTACGACCCAGACGATCTCAGGGCTCAAGGTTTCGAGTATCACGGAATCGGACGGCCCTGA
- a CDS encoding nucleotidyltransferase family protein, whose product MRLTEHQVHAIREAVAEVFGSQAQVWLFGSRVDDNKRGGDIDLLIRPAPGALDDLLRRKIRLLGLLERALGERKIDIVIEQPADTRPIVRVAHETGVRL is encoded by the coding sequence ATGCGGTTGACCGAACACCAAGTGCACGCTATTCGCGAGGCCGTCGCCGAAGTCTTCGGCAGCCAAGCGCAGGTGTGGCTTTTCGGCTCCCGGGTGGACGACAACAAGCGGGGCGGAGACATTGATCTCTTGATCCGCCCTGCACCGGGCGCGCTCGATGATCTCCTGCGCAGAAAAATCCGCCTGCTCGGCCTACTCGAACGGGCCTTGGGCGAACGGAAAATCGACATCGTCATCGAACAACCGGCGGATACCCGTCCCATCGTCCGGGTTGCCCACGAAACAGGAGTGAGGCTGTGA